TGCGGTCGAGCCACGACGACCAGGCTCGGACGAGCGGCCTCAAGCACAAGCAGGCAAGGCATCAGGTCGGGACTTGGGCGCGAAATCGAGTTGACGCATGACGTCCGATATGTCGCCCCTATCGGACCTCGATGGGCCGGCGGCGCCAGATCGATCCGCTCGCCAGCCAGGCTGAGCCGGACACTCCTTTCGTCTCTGACCAGAGGCCCAGCAGCCGAAGCAAAGAGACGGCCTTGGCGGTTCCTCTCTACGACCTCGCCAGGGTCGGGGATCGCGAGTTAACCTGGGCCAAGAGTGGGAGGACGGAGCCATGACCGAGATCCTCGACTGGACCTACGCCTACCGCAAGCTGATGGCGGTGGACACGGCCTGCGAGCTGGACCTGTTCACCCGGCTCGAAGAACGCCCGCAGACTGCTGACGAGCTGGCAAGGACTACCGATGCCCAGCCGCGACCGCTGAAGGCGATGCTGGACGCGTGCGTCGGCCTCGGGCTGCTTAGCTGGGAGCAGGGACGCTACATCAATCGACCGGTGGCCGAGATCCATCTGGTGCGCGGACGGCCCCTTTTCCTGGGCGACCTGTTCCGCCTGTTCGCCGCCGAGGCACCGCAGTGGCTCTCCTTGAAGGAGCTAATGATGACCGGCCACGCGGGCGCCGAGCACGGGCCCGTGGACATCGGCCCCCGCCGGTTCACCATGGCTATGCACGCCCTGGCCCTGCTGGGCGAGGCCGCGGCGCTGGGCGAGTCCGTCGACCTGTCGGGCCGCAGCGATCTCATCGACATCGGCTGCGGCTCGGGCATCTATTCCGTCGAGTTCTGCCGGCGGAACCCGGATCTCAGAGCCACGCTGCTCGACGGACCTCGGGTGCTCGAGGTGGCCGAGGAGATCGTGGCGGCGAACGGTCTGTCGGAGCGCATCGAGACGCGGCCCGGGGACATGCTGAGGGATTCGTACGGCGAAGACCGTGACGCCATCTTGATGTCCGACGTTCTCTACGTGGAGAGCCGCAGCAGCAAGGGCATGCTCCTCGAAGCGCACCGGGCGCTCGCCCCAGGCGGCTTGCTCGTCATACGAGGCTACTTCTCCGATCCTGGGGGCAACCAGAACCCGTTTGGCGCCCTGTTCGACCTCGCCCGCCTGTTCTGGGGCGAGGAGCGCGAGGCCACGCCCCTGCCGTGTGTGCTCGACTGGTTGGCCGAGGCCGGCTTCACGGGAATTCGCTCGTCTCCGCTCACCGAGCGGAGCACGTGTATCCTGGCCACTGCCTAGCCCTGGTAGCCGGCACGAGCCGTGCCCCTGCAGCGAGAGCGGCGAGTTCGGAATCGCGCGGGGCCGTAGAGAGGCGTACCGACGGGCTCGCGCTAGGGTCCTTGTACGAGTCCTATATGTCGCCCCTATCGGGCGAGCTCGGTTCGCCTTCGCCGGAAGCGGGTGTCTCTCCTCTCCTCATGGCGGGTTATAGTCTGAGCCGTAGGAAGATCGAAGGACATGGCTTCGGACGAGGGACGCTGAGGATGAGTCGTTTGACGGTAAGTCCTATTTGCAAGAGTCTGATCGTCCTGGTCATCCTGCAGGGCCTTCTCCTGGTGTCGGCGGTGGGTGCGGCCGAGGTCGCATTCAGTACCTTCTTGGGTGGCTCCAAGCACGATTTCGGTCACGCGATCGCTCCGACGCCCGACGGGGGGTTCGTGATTGTCGGGGAGACGCAGTCACCGGACTTCCCGACGTTGCGCGCGTTGCAGGGCGAGTACTCTGGCAAGCACGCCAACGGGATTGAGGATGCCTTCGTGGTGAAGCTCGATGCGACGGGCAGCCGGATCGAGTTTGCCACCTACCTTGGGGGCTCAGCCGCGGACTTCGCGAATGCCGTCGCGGTTGATCCCGACGGCAACATCTATGTGGCCGGCGAAACCTACTCGGAGGACTTTCCAACGGTCGGTGGCCTCGACACTCCGCGTTCCGACAGCCACGGCTTCCTGACCAAAATCTCGCCGGACGGACAGGCGATCCTCTTCTCGACTTTTCTCGGGGGAACCAGTTACAACGCTGTCACGGCAATTGACTACGAACGGGACGGTCGGATCTTCGTCTCCGGTTGGACAGACTCGAACGATTTCCTCGGCATGCCGCCGATCGCGTCCGAACCCGATGTTGGCGGTGTCTTTGTGGCGTCCGTCGACACGCTGGGCTCACGGGTTGTTTCGGCGTTGTTGCTCGGCGGAAGTGGCTCTGAAGGGGCCTCCCATCTCGCATGGGATGCTAGACGCCGAGCCCTGTGGTTGGCGGGGTTTACGAACTCTTCCGACTTTCCGTCGATTCGGTCACTACGGCAAACTTCCGGACCTGTCGTCGGGCCGGATGGAACCCCGGCAGGCTTCCTGACCCGTCTCCTGGTCACGGAGGACTCGGTTCGCCTCAAAAGCTCCTCGATCCTTCCAGGGCAAGTACGAGGCCTGGCGGTCGATCGCAGGGGGCGCCCCCACCTCACCTTCCCCAAGGCCCATCCCCTGGAAGGCTGGGAAGACATGGTCGACCGTTGCCCGTACAGTTTCTACTTCCGCATTCAGGCCAGCGGCCGCCAGCTTCAGAATGTGCAGTGCCTTCCGGCCCGGGTGAGCGAGTTAGCAGTGGATCGCAAGAGGCGTGACGTCGTAGTGGGCGAAAGCCGACAGGGAGTGCCGCTCGCCGATCCGGTCCAGGCGGTGTCGGGTGATCGTCGCTACGGGACTGGGCGCGGCGATCTGTATGTCGCCGTGCTAGCGAAAGGTGTTGTTCGCCTGCTGTTCGGCACCTACTTCGGAGGCCGATCCTTCGAGATCGTGGGCCAGTACGACTACTCCGGCGGGCTCGCGCTTTCCCGGTCGGGCGATCGGATCTTCGTCACCGGCTGCACCAATTCGATCGACTACCCGGTGGTCTCGGCGGTGCAGCCGGAGAAGCCCGGCACCAATGGGCGGTCAGCAGCTTTCGTCGCTGAGCTGCGTCCCTATCAGTAGTCCCAGGTTCGCCCACCTTGGTCGGGACTGGCGCGCAGAACTCGAGCGAGCGAGCCGGTCACCGCAAGGTGAGTTACGCTGCTTTCAAGACATTGTTGACGCGACTGGTGTGGAAGCGGTCGTCGCAGACGTCTCAGACATCAACATCAAGGGCCAGATCTTGATCGAGGTCGAGTTGCCCGAAGGCCGGAGTACAGCTGCGATCTTGACGCCACTGGCCGAATAGAGCGAAGAGCGGGCCCGCGCGAGGTTCACGTGGCCACTCTATCGGACGCCTTCGTGGCTAGCTCTCCATCATGCGATAGGTCCCCCGAGCGACGGCTTTGCACAACGACTTGCCCGATAAGCGCGCCGCCGGTAGTGAAGCGGTGCCGGTTCTTGGCGCTGAAGCGGAATCAGGCTTCCATCCGGGGCTCGGGCCGGCGTCAGCTCACACTCGGACCCAACGCCGAGCGGGGCTTAGAATGCAGGTGCCGATGACACACGTCGATCGCGCCGCGCCGCGCGAGCGCGGATGCACGCTGCGACCCAGGGTGTTCTTGAGCTATCGGCGAAAAGACACCCCGGGCCAGGCCAGCTGGATCTACGACGGGCTCGTGCGGCACCTGGGGCCCGATCGGGTCTTCCGGGACTTCGACGTCATCCAGGCCGGCTCGAGCTTCGCGGCCGCTATCCGGGAGGCGCTTGCGGAGAGCGACCTGGTTCTGGCGCTGATCGGTCACGGCTGGCTGGAAGAGGACCCGGCGGCCCGTAGAACTCGGCTGTTTGATCCGGAGGACTGGGTCCGGCTGGAGCTGGAGAGCGCGCTCGGCTCCGGCACGCCGATCCTGCCCGTGCTGATCAACGGGGTCACGATGCCGCCCCCGGGGTTGGTGCCCGAGGAGCTCTGGCCCGTCCTGGGGATCGAAGCCGTCGAGGTCAGCGACAAGAACCGCGACACCGACGTCAAGGTGCTGGTCGAGACAATCGCCTCTCTTCTGAACGACTCATCGCTCTGCCGGGCCCTGGCGAGGCTCTCCTACCGACTTCGGAGGCTGCTTTTCTGCGCCACCGTCCTGCTTACTCTGGGCCTCGCCCTGCTCACCTGGAAGGAGCTTCGCGATCGGTCCCGGAACGACGTCGTCGAAGCGATCAGGCCCTACGGCTTCGAGCAGCTCGAGGGGGGTCTCTTCTCTTCGAAGCTCGAGTTTCGGGGAGACGCGACCGGGTTCTCGAAAGGCATCTCGACGGTGGCGAAGCTGTCCGGGGTGGTCGACCTCGATCTGTTGCGAAACACCGAGCTTCAGGACCTGGGCAAACCGGAGGAGCTGCCCAGACTGCGCAGCCTGGATCTCTCCTGCTGCACGAACATGGTGATGCTCAATGGGCTCGCCGGCCAGGGCCGGCTGGAGGAGCTCCTGCTCTCGGACGTTTCTGCCACGAGCTTCGAGTTCCTCGGTTCGCTGCGGTCGCTCCGGACTCTGGATCTTCGAGGCACCTTGTTCGGCGACTCCGACTTCACTCATCTGGCGCTCCTGGAAGACCTGCGCGTCCTCAAGGTGCCGGCGGTCCCGGACCCGGCCGCCCTGGAGCCTCTGAAGAATCTCAGCTATCTCTGCGTGCAGGACAGCGATCCCGCATTGCTCGAGTCGGCGCTTCCCTGGGTCGACGTCGTGGTGCGCTGCCCCCTCTCGGCCTGCACCGGCTGACGTCGCGGGTAGGGACACTCCCGGACCGGCACGCCCGGCATGCGAAAGACCATCCTTCCACTTCCCAGGGCGTTAGACCGGGCACCTTCAAACCCGGTCGCCTTCAGGAAAGTTCCCAGACTGTCGGCTCGCAAGAAGAGACCGCACTGATCGTAGGCGCGTGGCGAATCGGCCTCGAGGATGCTCTTGAGCATCGAGAAGAAGCTGCTCTCCCCGGAGGATGCCTTCTCATGATCCGTGTGGCCGGCGGCGTAGATCGAGACCACGGAGCCGTACGACAGCGCTCTCTTCACCTGCGGGCAAAGGAAGGCGTAGGTCCCTCGCTCGAGGGCCTTGGGCCTCGCCGGTCTCCAGCCGGAGGGGCGTTCCGGAACCACGGTCCCCGAGATTCCGGTGTTTAGAATCAGCAGGGTGTGCGGAACAGCCCAGTCCGATCTTCGGAAAGCCGTCCAGAATAGATCCAGGCTGGTGGGCTCCTCCTGGTCCAGGAACCACTTGGAGACCTCCGGGTCGTCGGTTCTTCCATCGGCCGGCTGCCCGACCCGCGGCACGTTGCTCGGGACCATGAATCCGAGAAGCCGTTCCCGGGTTCTCTCGGGCTCGCCGGCGTAGCCGCCCGCGGCCTCCACGATGCTGAACGACCGAGCGTACCCGGAGTAGTAGATGACAACCCGCGCCGCATTCTTCGCTTCCTCGAGGAAGCCGTCGATCTTCTTGGGGAGCTGTTTGAGGCTGGTCTGCTCCACCGCCGGCTCGGAATCGCCGGGATCGGGGATGCGGACTATCGTGTCGAAGCCGTGCCGTTCCAAGACCGTTTCCAGGTCGTTGAGATCGCGTCCGATGTCGAGGTTGTTCCAACGTCGACCACGCTCAGGGTCCGTGAACTCGCCGATCCCGATCAGAAGGGCATGGCTTCCCCCGCCGTACAGAGTTTCCGACTCGACCCGCCGTCCCGACGGTGACGCGACGCAAACCTGCGAATCCCGGCCGCCGCCGGCCGGGGCTCGAGCCCTGGCCGCCAAGCGGAACGACCGAGAGGCCGAGCCGAGCTTGTTTCGGCGCGACGCCGTCGGCGCGACTGCCGCCGAGGCCTCTTCGAGGAGCATTTGCTCGAGCAGCAGGTGGGCTCGAAAGACCTCGTTCTCGACGCTCGCAAGGATCTCCCCCGCCCGGGCCACGGCGTCGAAGGCGCCGACGGCGGTCTCCAGGTCGCCGAGGAGGGCCTCCAGCTCGCGGTAGCCCGCCCAGCTCTTCCCCGGGGACCGAGCCGTTGGTCGCGGCATCTCCGACCTGGCGCTCAACTCGGTCTCGGCTCGCGCCAGCTCGCGCCTCAGCTCCGCCTCGAGCCGCTCGAGCGCCGCATCGTCTTTCAATGCGGCCGAGTCCCTGAGCCGCGCGAAGTCGTCCAGCTGCTTGCCGGCATCGGTGAGCAATCCGGAAACTGCCTCGAGCTCCTCCGGATACTCCGACAGCGCGCCGGCTATCTCATCCGCCAACTCCCGTCTCTGCTGCTTCCACCCTCGCAGGCCCTCGCATTCGATGGAGCGGCGCCATGCCGTCGCCGCCTCCT
This region of bacterium genomic DNA includes:
- a CDS encoding methyltransferase domain-containing protein, with translation MTEILDWTYAYRKLMAVDTACELDLFTRLEERPQTADELARTTDAQPRPLKAMLDACVGLGLLSWEQGRYINRPVAEIHLVRGRPLFLGDLFRLFAAEAPQWLSLKELMMTGHAGAEHGPVDIGPRRFTMAMHALALLGEAAALGESVDLSGRSDLIDIGCGSGIYSVEFCRRNPDLRATLLDGPRVLEVAEEIVAANGLSERIETRPGDMLRDSYGEDRDAILMSDVLYVESRSSKGMLLEAHRALAPGGLLVIRGYFSDPGGNQNPFGALFDLARLFWGEEREATPLPCVLDWLAEAGFTGIRSSPLTERSTCILATA
- a CDS encoding toll/interleukin-1 receptor domain-containing protein gives rise to the protein MTHVDRAAPRERGCTLRPRVFLSYRRKDTPGQASWIYDGLVRHLGPDRVFRDFDVIQAGSSFAAAIREALAESDLVLALIGHGWLEEDPAARRTRLFDPEDWVRLELESALGSGTPILPVLINGVTMPPPGLVPEELWPVLGIEAVEVSDKNRDTDVKVLVETIASLLNDSSLCRALARLSYRLRRLLFCATVLLTLGLALLTWKELRDRSRNDVVEAIRPYGFEQLEGGLFSSKLEFRGDATGFSKGISTVAKLSGVVDLDLLRNTELQDLGKPEELPRLRSLDLSCCTNMVMLNGLAGQGRLEELLLSDVSATSFEFLGSLRSLRTLDLRGTLFGDSDFTHLALLEDLRVLKVPAVPDPAALEPLKNLSYLCVQDSDPALLESALPWVDVVVRCPLSACTG